TTCTGTGAGGGGCAAGGCCAGTGGTTCTGGAACTGTAAAATCAGGTGCATTGGTACCTCCAGTGGTACTCCACACACAATATCGATTGTGGTTTCGTCCCGTGAGGACCGTGCCCCTAGTTGGTGAACAGCGTGGACCACCGCTGTAGTACCTCTGTAGGAGTATGGTGTTCGGAGACTGTGCCATCTTATCGATGTTCGGTGTGAATGCATTTCCTCCATTGTACTGAACGTCTCCCCAGCCTAGATCGTCCGCCATCGCGAATATGATATTGGGTAACTCATTAGCGTACACTGTATGTAAAAGTAGTAATGATAGAATGGCGCTGAAACGTATATACGAGACCACATCCATCCACTCTGTAGTTGGTAATTCAGTATATTGAGATTTCTAAATCCACCTTGATTATATTTCTAGGTTAGCTGTTAATTGATACAGTATCGTTTTGAAATCATCAAGGATATTGTCAGAGTATGGTCTGTTCCACAGATGAACTAGATCGTAATCGTGCATTCTTTCAGTATAGCATGCACAAGGCTTACATGTGCAGGTCGTACCGAGTGGCTTCATCACATATTATATCTTTAAAATTAAATAACAATTTTACAACACATTATGTACTAATTAAGGGACACATTGAAAAATTTAAACAAATCAAAAATATGTAGCTGTTTTTGatataaaataacaaaaaaaaaattgttactgAACAACAGGGTCTGTGGTGGTGTAGTCTGGCCACTCAGGATGGATTGAATAGTGGGAAGTAGGTATCCTGGTAGCACCAAATAATGCTCCACCATGGTAGACTTTCGAAGGTGGATTACGATTAGACTTGAGGTGCCATAATGCTCCACCAGGTTTGTATGGTGCTGGTGGTGGTACAGGAATAGCATGACCTTGTATGctagcaacacacacacattgtcaATCAACTGCTTTGAGTGTTGTGCACCATGTAATACACACTATGGGATAGTAGGAAAACTTTTCAATGTGATACAAAGAACAATTTAGGCTTTGTAGTTAGAAACATACAGATTGCCTTATAGTGTGGCGTTGGTGCTGTCAAAAGTCTTAGCTACTTTTCAGTGAAGGTGGCTAGATAACCACAAAACTTGGGATTTTGTTTAGTTGTGTTACATTTTTGCTAGTCCTTATgctattagggatcatggaggtttgcacctTCAcgcaaaaaatattgaccagaaaccagcctcacaatgcaCCTTCATgatgtcttggcagtattggttaggtataaccaagtccaaaaatgccttcaatACAACCTGAAATGATTCTACAAAAtgtaggcttgattttttcactgctcgacattgcttcagcctgacaagtgccttttggcataccacagtacatacaatacatgcttcATGGACCTACccatgtcctcctttgtgtcccatttatctttgttgacagtgcaaggtgtcagtTCATGATAGCACCATATGATGGTTTCCCTACTTACATTTGTAGCTGggttttctgttgtgactggattgattacagagattCTTCTTGTAGTGTTCCAACATAGCTGagaacaaagtgtaatggccacttcgctacttcagtaattgatagttgggacaccATTTAGATGAAAATaataagcctggcaccattctttcttgtAATGCGGTAtgtgcgggttcaccagtcataaaaaaaagtaaacaaacaagtacaaggaaaattaggaattctaagttcaattagggatcaaagaaatacaaacaagtgaaacaagggaggtctcctACACCTAAAATATGCTAGTAGAAATTCAGTTATGTgcatagactgaattagggattaaatgtccatgcACTAGTACATCTTCAGGTGTACGTaggcgaccttccttgtttcactactttccctTAAAATTCCACTTTATGGTGGTATAGTGTACAACACAAGAATACAAACTAACCTTTGGTTCCCAAATGTGGATGAAGGTCGTATTCCTGGGGCAGAGATGGTCCTTTTCATTGTACGTGTTGACGGTCGATCTCCCTGTCTTGATCCCATAGTAGTAAAGAGTCTAGCTGCTACTTCACGTTCTAGAACGTGTGGATTAAGACAGTGCCACCATGTTAAACAGCAAGCTACTAAACCAAACCTTCTTCGTTGGCACCTTGGAGCCATCCTTCAACAGCTTTTGCTGCATCAGGCTGTAAATTCTTGTGAATGGCCTAATTGAGCATTCATGAATAACAAAGAATGGATACTGATTACTAGTACTAACGTTTTTCATGGATCTATCTTCTGCTGCCTTCAGCATTCTGAGAACAGTATCTTGTTCTGTTAGGGTAAAATTGCAGTAACCAGTGTCAGTAGTGTTTATGATACAGTTAGTTACCGTCTGGGTTAGCGTCTATTAACCATTCATCAAATGCACCAACACTGTGTCGTCTAACTGTACGTGCCAAAATCTACATCATACAACCAAGATATAATTATGACACTAGTCAATAATCAAAAACATACTTCACTAGAAACTGGACGAGAACTTGGCCGTTGTTCATAACCCTGACCCACTATTCCTGAAACTATAACAGAAGGTGTCTTAAGCATGcacttaacagctactgtaaTTTTACTAACAAGCTTGTTGTTGCTGTCTTGCAGCTCTTTGTGCTCGTAAGTATTGGCCATAATCTTTACTGCTTGGCTCTGGCATTGGCAACTGCATCCTTTCAAATGATCCTACAAACTCATCATCTGTAACATGAAAGGTTCACTTCACAAGAGTTGCAAATAACCTCTATCTTTACCGCCTAGACCGCTCGGGTTGTCATAATCGCCAGGTCTTCCAGAACTTATCACCCTAGTCGGCGCCTTCCAAGTCAAGAAATTCTAAAGAAAAACAACAAACCAATTAGCTACTGACCTATATATCTTATTGTAACAAAAAATATTTACAACTGAGTACATTTGCGGGCGGAGTTCGAAAGCCCGCAACACTTCGAAAGCCAACTCACTCGTGAAGGGTGTGGGTTGTGCCTTCGTGTTGGGGAGGTGGGCCTGCACTCCGGGGGTGTCGTGTACTTCCCACGGAAATCGGCCGAATACATAGTTTTAAAGCGATCTTGCTTCTCCGATTTCGTGGCTCCGGGAATTATTTTCCTAGAAGATGTGTGCTGTTTGCGGATGTTATGTGCCGACGTGGTTCGCTGTTTGAACTCTTTTTGTATCACTTCAAGTTCGTCCTTTAACTGAACCTCTTCATCAGGCGGAGTAGAGAGCCTTGCAACTGCTGACTTTACTCTTCTACGCTTTGGTTTTGCATCCTGCCCACTTGCATTGGACTCCAGGTTCGCCATCTTTCGTTGCTAAGGCTGGAGTTTGTGGGCGTGACTATACTTTGATGTGGCAGCTAACTCGTCACTGATTGGTGAATATGTGTTAATATCACCCTGCAAACAACACTTGTGCTACTGGTCTTTGATTGAGAGGAGGAAAACGTAGAAAGTTAGTATGAGTTTGACAGAAAGAAGTAGGGGTGGTAGAGATGGGGGGCGTGGCACGCGCGGAATGATTCAAGTAAGAGAGTTGTATATTCGTTTCTATGCACTGATTTGTTATGATATTCCAGCAAGATGTGCGGCCACTCCAAACTGCACGTCCCTTAACACGAGAAGAATCTAGGGAGTATACAATGGACATCTCGGAACGATTTTATGACGATTATCGCTCGCGCAGAAACAGTTAAGACATTGTTAGCACTTCCTCGCTGTATATTATCACTTCATTTGCGATACACAGCTGGGGATGCCAGAAATGAGGTGACAACAAAGCTACAAAAGTTGCCGGCGTTTGATCCCGAACTGTATAAAGCAAATGCCTATAGAAGTCTTGCTTATGATCCACTGAGTAAGTTGACAATGCTgattggtgtgtgtgtgtgtgtgtgtgtgtgtgtgtgtgtgtgtgtgtgtgtgtgttgctaaCTCTCTGTATTGTGCAGGACCTGTGCCATCCGGACTAAATTTTGATGAGGTGCTGCATAGACAACTCACTGCAACTGGTGGACCCAGAGTAAGTACCAATCAATTTATCAGGACTGCATGCATGCCGAGTCTTAATTCTAAATCTTTACTGCTATAGCCATCAAGTGCTCAAAGACGCTTATCAGATCCTGGTCTTAACCGATATCCTGTCATTGAGCCAATACAAGGTATGTATAAGCATTGTCACTAACTCTAATGTTACTGATACATTCAGATTCTTTACCACCTCCGAGACCCCCAAGTAGAAGACCCAGATCTGCTCTTCAGAAGGTAAACATCTTGAAATGTGTTGTCACTCATCAGTTTGCATAGCAACTGGATGGAGCAATTAATCCATCGCTGGTCCCTGCAGTAGAAGACTGGTTGGAGAATGCAAGTGTAAAGGGTATGGTTGTGTGTTAACTTGAAAAGGTGCCAGTGGCTGTTTGATAGACCGAAGTATTGCTACTAAAATGCTCCGCACTATTAGTCGAGAGGGTCAGCAACGTGAGCCTGTCAGCAATCCTTCTGCTGTCAAAAGAAGAAGCTCAGGAAGAATACAATCTGCTAGACTAAGTGAAGACAGAGTCGTGAAAGGAATGTACAATGAACTCAGCAAGTACGTGAAGAGTCTTGTGGTTACAAAATTGTATAGCTACATTGTTCTGTTTCAGTCAACCGTTGTCTGGTCTTAAACCACTGCCACAAGTTCCATCTGGAAAGAAGTTGCCGCGGTCAAAGTCTGAGACCACAACTAAGGGGTCCATGTTTGCATCCTCTCAGCGTACCCAACCAGCCCATTACACAATACATCCTGACTGGACATCTGAAGCAGGCACGCATAAAAAATTGTAACTATTAAACTGCATGACTATATATGTTCTGACTATACTATGGTATGACTACACATGCACAATTGATTGTCTTTGTTACATATCATCATGTTGCTAATGTACAGTTAAATAAAATTATATGGATTTGCATGTAGTACACCCATTTTTTAGTAAGTCACAATTGCACTAATTACGAGTCAGAGGCGCCCGCGGGTCACGAGCACTTGTCACGTGTTTCAATGAAGGACCACATACATTTATCGTGTGCCGTTACATCCTTCATCCTTGCGTTAACATCACAAGTTTATGTGAGTTATATTCTGTTGTTGATGTTCTCAGTGAAGATTGCATATAAAACTGTTGGTGACTCGTAGACTCTACCTTCCGtgtcaccctccagtgcccaactggtataacaatattttaataaggccactccaattggtaattatgtttctggtccaccgcccgcatccttttttggagaatgtgaaatttgggaaaatgcccgcatcagctatttgaaaaacctggatttcagaaacaaatattgggctgcaacaagtgtGCTAGatctaactatctaagtattttatcagtgaaaacctgcaagaaatgggcggAGTGTATAGTactgatcgatatactctaatagaacagtcagtaaatcacacaaaaaatactctaattgagcagtcacttcattgttgtttcgttgctgaattccgcccgcccgcacctaaaactgattttcaaaggaccagaaacataattaccaattggagtggcctaactgtTTGCGTGATTTAATTGCCTCGGCATAGTGCATGCTTGCTTACAAATTGCAGCAGTAGCAACGGCAACCTAGAAACAATAGAAGAATTTTAGAATGTGCTATATGCATGACATTGTTGATTTGATGTGTTTGGTGTCTCACTATACTTAGAATGATGTTGTAAATATACTAGTTAGCAGGATGGCTGACTAACACTATTGTACCAGTCACAATTGATAGCAAGCCATCATCATGGGATTCTCTTGTACTACTACCTGGTTCTCCATTCATCAATAACATATTACTGATAATGGTGTTTGTATTACAACACAGGTATATGGGTGTTTATGGTATATGAACTGTTCAAGTAATGACATTCATGTATAGCCTAATGGCAAGGAAGGCATTCAAGACCATGATTGATACCTGCTTCCCTGAAGACTTTGAGCGAGTAGTGTATAATGTAATGACTGTGGTGGTTGTTTATCTGATGTTCTTTTTGTGGGAGCCACTTCCTGATGTTATTTGGAATGTTACTATCCCATGGTTGAGATATACAATAATAGGTTAGCCTATAACTCTAGTTGTTGTGTAGTTGAAGATTGTCTTTGTAGCTGTTAGACTGGGCTTTGTGATGGTGGTACTGAAATCGGTGGCAACTCTGGATAGacttatactgtatggtattaaaCAACCGCTGTGTCGTGTGCAGAACAAGTAAGCTTGATTCTTCAGTGAGGAGTAGTTTACTTTAACTGTGATTTTACAGACAACTTCCCAAAGTGTCACTGGTAAAATCAGGGATGTTTGGAATTGTACGGCACCCTACAATGGCTGGTTTGATGGGAATATTTCTTGTCACACCGACCATGGTAACACACCTTATAACAGTGAGCATTTATGTCATTTACTTATACACATGCAGACGACTGGTCAATTATTGTTTGCCATCACCATGACAATGTACATAATGATTGCAGTACTGTGCTTGGAGGAACGTGATCTTGTACATTATTTTGGCTCCAAGTATGAAGAGTACAAGAAAACAACTCCTGCATTTATTCCTTCATTGTGGAGGAGTCATAAATTAGCTAGTGATTGACAGTTGACTTTTTGTTACATCATGAACAGCAACTATGCATACAATTcatattgtgttgtgttcttTGAAGCTGCCAGAAATAAAACAAGTATAGCATTATACTATAGCCAGTGAAGTGCATGTGTAGCAAGTACAGGCTAGAAATTTTGCTTCTGCATGGCTCACTAGCTACTTGCATTCCTTTTCTGAAAATCAGAGCCTGCATTGTTTTAGATATAAGGATGGATCTGTTGGTTTTTGATTATCAAATTCAGCCATTTGCTAACAGTTTCAAAGTAGATAAAATCCTACAAGAAATTGGTATATACTACACATGCAGTactatatatactctaatagaacagtcatgcagcTATAATTATGAGTATATATAGACGCTTTCTTTGTTAGCCTGCATTAACGTTGCTTTATATAAGCTTTCTTTGGTTTTTGTCTATATAACTATGGAGCTACGTAATATTATAAATTCTGCTTCAGCTCAATATCCAAAACTACATGCACCCCATGCATAAATatctatatattattataagGATGCTTGTTTATGTGCACACTTGGCTATACTTGAATATGGGCATGGTATTATCACAATTTCCAAAAACATGACATCAGCATATTGCTTTCCTTTTTGCCTCTGAAAAAGCCCTATATACTCTACCTCACACTTTTCAAGCTATGTGCATGCTCCTCATGACCATGCATATCTATATTATTGTGAAGCAGAGCAACTCTAATTAAGGCATTGATTTAATTTTCAGGAAACTATATCAAAAGAACAGCACACATGCATACTTGACTGATCCATCCAATATGCTGCTCATATACACATTAATATCACTGATGGATACACTGTAAAGGCTAGTAATCCTGCAGTCACTTAGTATGCATGATGGGTCTTGGCTCCTTCAGCTACCAAATATTAAGTGATTGCAGAAGTCATCACTGATACCTCATCATATACTTTTGAATTTACTTCTTTTTTAGACAATCAACCTCAAGTGACAAAATGCCATCATTTGCGATTCATATATGCACCAAAGTGTATACAAGTTGAGAACAAACTTGATAGCTGTGCTGAGTTTCAGCTCATGTACATCATTATTATCATACTCAACATTCTAcgtggatttttttttttttgttgaaacCATCAATATTGATGTAGtgataaaaacaaaacaattacaacacCTCTGTCACATGCGACtgcatggcaaggaaaatacaaaaggaatacaataaaataattaatttgtcCAATTTACATTATTACGGGCAAAAAATATTCTCTGAGATGAGCTAATGGCAATGGCTGCTGCTTAGGCTATTTGAATATGGTTTGTTCATGCATAATAGCTTTCATAGCACTGTTAAGAAAGTGGCAAGACAACTAATTTCCACCGTGTGGTACTCACACGAAAAACCTAAACGATCCAGTTCAGCAACAATCTGCAGGTATTCTGACTTTTGTGCTTTACGATTGTGTGCAGCAGTAAGGTCATGCGCAGCACTGGAATTAAAAGAACAGGTAAGCTCAAGAAGGGAAATAGTTTTTAATTCCTCATTGCAAACAACAATATCTGGTCGATCAGTATGATGACA
The Dysidea avara chromosome 7, odDysAvar1.4, whole genome shotgun sequence genome window above contains:
- the LOC136262419 gene encoding uncharacterized protein, with amino-acid sequence MANLESNASGQDAKPKRRRVKSAVARLSTPPDEEVQLKDELEVIQKEFKQRTTSAHNIRKQHTSSRKIIPGATKSEKQDRFKTMYSADFRGKYTTPPECRPTSPTRRHNPHPSRNFLTWKAPTRVISSGRPGDYDNPSGLGDDEFVGSFERMQLPMPEPSSKDYGQYLRAQRAARQQQQAFSGIVGQGYEQRPSSRPVSSEILARTVRRHSVGAFDEWLIDANPDEQDTVLRMLKAAEDRSMKNAIHKNLQPDAAKAVEGWLQGANEEEREVAARLFTTMGSRQGDRPSTRTMKRTISAPGIRPSSTFGNQSIQGHAIPVPPPAPYKPGGALWHLKSNRNPPSKVYHGGALFGATRIPTSHYSIHPEWPDYTTTDPVVQ
- the LOC136262420 gene encoding uncharacterized protein: MSLTERSRGGRDGGRGTRGMIQQDVRPLQTARPLTREESREYTMDISERFYDDYRSRRNTGDARNEVTTKLQKLPAFDPELYKANAYRSLAYDPLRPVPSGLNFDEVLHRQLTATGGPRPSSAQRRLSDPGLNRYPVIEPIQDSLPPPRPPSRRPRSALQKQLDGAINPSLVPAVEDWLENASVKDRSIATKMLRTISREGQQREPVSNPSAVKRRSSGRIQSARLSEDRVVKGMYNELSNQPLSGLKPLPQVPSGKKLPRSKSETTTKGSMFASSQRTQPAHYTIHPDWTSEAGTHKKL
- the LOC136262422 gene encoding methanethiol S-methyltransferase-like encodes the protein MKDHIHLSCAVTSFILALTSQVYLAGWLTNTIVPVTIDSKPSSWDSLVLLPGSPFINNILLIMVFVLQHSLMARKAFKTMIDTCFPEDFERVVYNVMTVVVVYLMFFLWEPLPDVIWNVTIPWLRYTIIAVRLGFVMVVLKSVATLDRLILYGIKQPLCRVQNKQLPKVSLVKSGMFGIVRHPTMAGLMGIFLVTPTMTTGQLLFAITMTMYIMIAVLCLEERDLVHYFGSKYEEYKKTTPAFIPSLWRSHKLASD